One window of Vicia villosa cultivar HV-30 ecotype Madison, WI unplaced genomic scaffold, Vvil1.0 ctg.001712F_1_1, whole genome shotgun sequence genomic DNA carries:
- the LOC131636401 gene encoding uncharacterized protein LOC131636401 encodes MENVKISILWNSLLELKEKFNSTEMHEFAAFMDDSLLVDIPCKGKKFTWYSGDGKSISRIDRFIVSSKVVNDWGVVGQLVGERDVSDHCPIWVEGRGDYVLKEKLRLLKERLRWCNKEVFGRKDLDVEEGVKDINIGDDRLELEAEDLHLGILKNMKEATSWFWSKLRIKENMLVQKSRVKWLNECDSNNDYFHKVMKERRRHNHMGLINSSEGNMKTVKEVKEEVVRHFSSKFGGVDGVTPSLDGIVFDKISEEDRGWLESPFQDDEIKEAIGGCGISKSPGPNRFSFLFIKRCWSFLRVDFMRFFDHFFEGGELSKAVTSSF; translated from the exons ATGGAAAAtgtaaaaatatcaattttgtGGAATAGTTTGTTGGAGTTGAAAGAGAAGTTTAACTCGACTGAGATGCATGAGTTCGCGGCTTTCATGGACGATAGTTTGTTGGTGGATATCCCTtgcaaaggaaaaaaatttacttGGTATAGCGGAGACGGTAAATCGATTAGTAGAATTGATAGATTTATTGTATCGAGCAAAGTGGTGAATGATTGGGGAGTGGTGGGACAATTGGTAGGCGAGAGAGATGTTTCCGATCATTGTCCTATTTG GGTGGAAGGAAGAGGGGATTACGTGTTGAAAGAAAAGCTTCGTCTTCTTAAAGAAAGACTTAGATGGTGCAACAAGGAAGTGTTTGGAAGAAAAGATTTGGATGTAGAGGAAGGTGTTAAGGATATTAACATAGGGGACGATAGATTGGAGTTGGAAGCGGAGGATCTTCATCTCGGCATTTTAAAGAATATGAAGGAAGCCACTAGCTGGTTTTGGTCTAAATTAAGAATTAAAGAGAACATGCTAGTCCAAAAATCAAGAGTTAAATGGTTAAATGAATGCGACTCCAATAACGACTATTTCCATAAGGTTATGAAAGAAAGGAGAAGACATAATCACATGGGTCTTATTAATTCTTCAGAGGGAAATATGAAAACGGTGAAGGAAGTTAAAGAGGAAGTAGTTCGCCATTTTTCTAGTAAATTTGGAGGAGTGGATGGAGTTACACCTAGTCTTGACGGGATTGTATTTGACAAGATTAGTGAGGAGGATAGAGGGTGGCTAGAAAGTCCTTTTCAAGATGACGAAATCAAGGAGGCTATCGGCGGTTGTGGCATATCTAAGAGTCCGGGACCGAATAggttttctttcctttttatcaAGAGGTGTTGGTCATTTTTAAGAGTAGACTTCATGAggttctttgatcatttttttgAGGGAGGTGAGTTGTCTAAGGCGGTTACATCTTCTTTCTAG